In Rhizoctonia solani chromosome 7, complete sequence, one DNA window encodes the following:
- a CDS encoding RNase H domain-containing protein, which translates to MLGILLAFMKAKQIAENQGYRKIRIYCDNQAAVRSIADLSRHPCQFTSRVFVPAAKAFVEGHPERSIHITWTPGHSGVEGNETADRLANEGARATPTPIFNRTITWAREQATRKTVRSWKKAWHDHTESRINSKYYIPRPPALKLHPIFNTSKLGRDLECRLVQYLTGHGHYGEYHAQFHHDVDPRCACGESDETIFHLTTSCPATAGHRGILSEFSTNINDPTLFGSLAGLEAVAKFIARTGIGRRRGGPQATAQTM; encoded by the coding sequence ATGCTGGGAATTCTCTTAGCGTTCATGAAAGCTAAACAAATAGCCGAAAACCAAGGATATCGTAAAATACGAATTTACTGCGATAATCAAGCCGCTGTCAGATCCATTGCCGACCTATCTCGACACCCGTGCCAGTTCACCTCCAGAGTTTTCGTCCCTGCCGCCAAGGCATTCGTAGAGGGACACCCCGAACGATCCATTCATATCACCTGGACGCCCGGGCACAGCGGAGTCGAAGGCAACGAAACAGCGGACCGGCTGGCGAACGAAGGAGCTAGAGCTACTCCGACCCCTATCTTCAACCGCACCATAACGTGGGCTAGAGAACAAGCCACACGGAAGACCGTACGATCTTGGAAGAAAGCGTGGCACGATCACACCGAGTCCAGAATCAACTCCAAATACTACATCCCCCGCCCTCCCGCACTAAAGTTACACCCGATCTTTAACACTAGCAAACTGGGCAGGGACCTCGAGTGCCGCCTCGTGCAGTACCTCACGGGGCATGGACATTACGGAGAATACCACGCCCAATTCCATCACGACGTCGATCCCAGGTGCGCTTGCGGGGAATCGGACGAGACCATATTTCATTTAACCACCTCCTGTCCCGCTACGGCGGGACACAGGGGGATACTTagtgagttttccaccaATATCAATGACCCcacactgtttggctcccttgCAGGTCTCGAAGCAGTCGCAAAATTCATCGCCAGGACGGGCAtaggacgaagacgaggaggcccgCAGGCAACCGCTCAAACCATGTAG
- a CDS encoding kinase domain protein, whose product MLFEIEYVSDEQAANYAEAARTGINDRWGLTSNEKLWVKHQPYLLDKGYQLRPRYRPGWVRSWEGTKRNPRIHEDSLTIESFKIMDAVRLSDGKRVIIKAFDTQITPSELHILHYLSTEIIQSNPRNHCACALDSFPVPDEDGWVFVVMDTYHSLSITPFETVGEVVEMIRQLLEGLVFMHGLNLAHRDCASTNIMMKADTLFKSTPHPHPSYSFLTEDRRNYVATLFPSYAERTLVVGAEGRERDIPELSTPNVPYDPFKVDVCIIGRFFSRDFYEKYGRSLYFLGPLIKRLIETDPTRRPTANEAFTDFELIRETLEPRILTRALDPNFFQSAMYSLSDGFHWTFSWFSKTILRRQPERIALP is encoded by the exons ATGCTATTTGAGATTGAGTATGTCAGTGACGAACAGGCCGCCAACTATGCTGAGGCTGCAAGAACTGGTATCAATGATCGTTGGGGATTGACTTCCAACGAAAAATTATGGGTGAAGCATCAACCCTACCTGCTAGACAAGGGGTATCAACTTAGACCCCGCTACCGTCCTGGGTGGGTGAGATCTTGGGAGGGGACCAAACGTAATCCAAGGATTCACGAGGATTCGCTAACAATCGAA TCTTTCAAGATCATGGATGCCGTGCGTCTGTCAGATGGAAAACGAGTCATTATTAAAGCATTTGACACACAAATCACCCCGAGCGAACTTCATATACTCCACTACCTCTCTACAGAGATTATACAATCTAATCCGCGTAATCACTGTGCATGTGCACTTGATTCCTTCCCTGTTCCAGACGAAGATGGATGGGTTTTTGTGGTCATGGATACATACCACTCATTATCGATCACTCCGTTTGAGACTGTTGGAGAAGTTGTAGAAATGATTCGACAGCTACTTGAG GGCTTGGTTTTCATGCATGGTCTAAATCTTGCACACAG GGACTGTGCCTCAACCAACATAATGATGAAAGCTGATACTTTGTTCAAGAGCACCCCTCACCCTCATCCCAGCTATTCTTTTCTGACTGAAGATAGGCGCAACTATGTTG CTACACTATTCCCTAGCTATGCAGAGAGAACTTTGGTTGTAGGTGCAGAGGGCCGTGAAAGAGACATACCCGAGCTCTCAACACCCAACGTACCATATGATCCATTCAAGGTAGACGTTTGTATCATTGGTAGATTTTTTTCCCGGGACTTTTACGAAAAA TATGGCCGTAGCCTTTACTTCCTGGGACCGCTGATCAAACGTCTCATAGAGACTGACCCTACTCGACGGCCAACTGCCAATGAAGCGTTTACTGATTTTGAACTGATCCGCGAAACGCTCGAGCCAAGGATACTCACACGAGCCCTCGACCCCAATTTTTTCCAAAGCGCGATGTATTCCCTATCTGACGGCTTCCATTGGACCTTCAGCTGGTTTTCAAAAACTATTTTGCGCCGTCAGCCGGAAAGGATAGCTTTACCATGA